In one window of Thermovirga sp. DNA:
- a CDS encoding DegV family EDD domain-containing protein: SKTSSAPLGLLVMRAVEALDEGKGHDEIVSLVEKSIAGTKIFISLRTLKYMVRGGRVSPVKGFLASMLNLKPIVIVDEDGFARSFGQTRGWEENVKKIRELIGLECRKASVWNYAIVHAHSPESAEIAALGLTEIVGREPAYVMDICPVLGAHTGLGSVAVGLLVE, encoded by the coding sequence ATTCCAAGACGTCTTCAGCCCCGCTGGGGCTTCTCGTCATGAGGGCAGTCGAGGCCCTGGATGAAGGGAAGGGTCATGATGAGATCGTTTCGCTGGTCGAGAAGAGCATCGCCGGCACGAAGATCTTTATAAGCCTCAGGACCCTCAAGTACATGGTCAGGGGAGGAAGGGTCAGTCCCGTCAAGGGGTTTCTGGCGTCCATGCTGAACCTGAAGCCCATAGTCATCGTCGATGAAGATGGTTTCGCCAGATCCTTCGGCCAGACCCGGGGCTGGGAGGAAAACGTGAAAAAGATCAGGGAGTTAATCGGCCTGGAGTGCCGGAAAGCCAGCGTTTGGAACTACGCCATAGTCCACGCCCACTCCCCTGAATCGGCCGAGATAGCCGCTTTGGGCCTGACCGAGATAGTGGGCCGAGAGCCGGCCTACGTGATGGATATATGCCCCGTGCTTGGGGCTCATACGGGGTTAGGGTCCGTGGCGGTGGGGTTGCTCGTGGAGTAG